The following are from one region of the Candidatus Hydrogenedentota bacterium genome:
- a CDS encoding STAS domain-containing protein, whose translation MDTGNILYARRGDLVALKFVGRIGFAQGGSRHLLASLNTFLNGLFEAGDVRYFLVDLTEASGIDSTGLGLLAKITKHTIQRFSRKAILLTMTEDMERILESMGFHAVFLIIHGPPEQCTDLTSLPEVEESDREWACTVLAAHKELCALNEANRETFRGVVDTLEDALEHR comes from the coding sequence GTGGACACAGGTAACATCCTGTATGCGCGGCGGGGCGACTTGGTGGCGCTGAAGTTTGTGGGGAGAATTGGCTTTGCACAGGGCGGCTCCCGGCATCTTCTGGCATCCTTGAATACCTTCTTGAATGGCCTGTTTGAAGCCGGGGATGTCAGGTACTTCCTGGTCGACCTTACGGAAGCCTCAGGGATAGACAGCACGGGTCTGGGGCTGCTGGCCAAGATAACGAAGCACACCATACAGCGGTTCAGCCGAAAGGCCATCCTCCTGACGATGACGGAAGATATGGAACGCATTCTGGAAAGTATGGGCTTTCACGCCGTCTTCCTCATCATTCATGGGCCGCCGGAACAGTGCACGGACCTGACCTCCCTGCCGGAAGTCGAGGAAAGCGACCGTGAATGGGCGTGTACCGTCTTGGCCGCGCATAAGGAACTGTGTGCACTGAACGAGGCCAATCGCGAGACGTTCCGGGGCGTGGTCGATACGCTCGAAGACGCACTGGAGCACCGCTAG
- a CDS encoding LysM peptidoglycan-binding domain-containing protein — MKQSTRFLCLAGILAIVLAAGCAKDVHQFEPLPAGSVGAADLAAPAEPRSVTELLRDAEKAFQEANAAQERGDHEAALRQYTVMLELLIEADLDPGIFYSLRGEFETVLNTSTHHASAFDHRRRHLFSEDDFGALQGYSEIPIPFPLPERVLAEIDEIQTGYPKNFQAGLDRAQRYLPYIREELRKAGLPEEVAWVAMVESLFTPKIVSRAGAGGMWQFMKSTGKRYNLRIDSHVDERYNWQSSTRAAIGYLTDLYRMFDGNWGLAVTAYNMGEGGLERAIADNGGDRNLWTLLETAPAANRIPLEAKKYYSRFLATLIVASNPERYGFRTNPQPPENTVRLAVKGMYSLNELDKAMGLPTGTLEALNPDLVQRVTPPTGEYPVAVPVEHRQTFLAALQKVKTVQYAGGTHTVRRGETVAAIASRYGVSADELMRLNGIRSARHLQAGARLKLPSSAQVASNESAQGGAPSAMDTPSQPAPPKTYRVKSGDTLYDIARAHHVSVSDIQEWNKLGRTARIQVGRTLYVSDPSLKTAKAAPAAAPEPAPEPEPARGEEVAAAKDEPEVAFHTVVAGECPAVIAQKYGMNLDAFLALNRLTKTSTIRAGDKLRVRGGGGGAAAAKAAPAPEQPEEAKVVHKVAAGETAGAIAQKYGVSTRDLLAWNKLTASSVLHVGDELVIHRKGAPAAAEASSERIVTASNASEGGTGRIVHVVARGHNPTTIARRYGVSVSDLFRWNEWPRNHVLRVGDQVVVFKN; from the coding sequence ATGAAGCAGAGTACCCGATTTTTGTGCCTGGCCGGGATCCTGGCGATTGTGCTGGCGGCCGGTTGCGCCAAGGACGTACACCAGTTCGAGCCGTTGCCGGCGGGAAGCGTCGGTGCGGCGGACCTGGCGGCGCCGGCCGAGCCGCGTTCTGTGACGGAACTGCTGCGCGACGCGGAGAAGGCGTTCCAGGAGGCGAATGCGGCGCAGGAACGGGGCGACCACGAGGCGGCCCTGCGCCAGTACACGGTGATGCTCGAGCTGCTCATCGAGGCCGACCTGGACCCGGGCATCTTTTACTCGCTCCGGGGGGAATTTGAGACGGTCTTGAATACATCGACGCACCACGCGAGCGCATTCGACCACCGGCGGCGCCACCTTTTCTCAGAAGACGATTTTGGGGCCCTGCAAGGCTATAGTGAAATCCCGATACCCTTTCCGCTGCCGGAGCGGGTCTTGGCGGAGATAGACGAAATCCAGACGGGCTACCCGAAGAATTTTCAGGCGGGCTTGGACCGGGCCCAGAGATATTTGCCCTATATCCGGGAGGAATTGCGCAAAGCCGGCCTTCCGGAAGAGGTTGCCTGGGTGGCCATGGTCGAGAGCCTGTTCACCCCGAAGATTGTGTCGCGTGCGGGCGCGGGCGGCATGTGGCAGTTCATGAAGAGCACGGGCAAGCGCTACAACCTGCGCATCGATAGCCATGTTGACGAACGTTACAATTGGCAGAGTTCAACACGGGCCGCTATCGGCTATTTGACCGACCTCTACCGGATGTTCGACGGCAACTGGGGGTTGGCCGTTACCGCGTATAACATGGGTGAAGGCGGGCTCGAACGGGCGATTGCGGACAATGGCGGCGACCGGAATCTCTGGACACTGCTCGAGACAGCGCCCGCAGCGAATCGTATCCCGCTGGAAGCCAAGAAGTACTATTCGCGATTTCTGGCGACGCTCATCGTGGCCAGCAACCCGGAACGCTACGGATTCCGCACGAACCCGCAGCCGCCGGAGAACACGGTACGCCTTGCGGTCAAAGGCATGTATTCGCTGAACGAGCTGGACAAAGCCATGGGCCTGCCAACGGGTACGCTCGAGGCGCTGAATCCCGACCTGGTCCAGCGCGTCACGCCGCCGACGGGCGAGTATCCCGTCGCCGTGCCGGTCGAGCATCGTCAGACCTTTCTGGCGGCACTGCAGAAGGTCAAGACGGTCCAATACGCGGGGGGCACGCACACCGTCCGCCGCGGCGAGACCGTCGCGGCAATCGCCTCACGCTATGGCGTGAGCGCGGACGAACTGATGCGGCTGAACGGGATCCGGTCCGCGCGGCACTTGCAGGCCGGTGCGCGGTTGAAGCTGCCGTCGAGCGCCCAGGTGGCGTCGAATGAGTCCGCGCAAGGCGGCGCTCCCTCGGCGATGGACACGCCGTCCCAGCCCGCGCCGCCCAAGACGTATCGGGTCAAGTCGGGCGACACATTGTATGACATTGCGCGCGCGCATCATGTCAGCGTGAGCGACATCCAGGAGTGGAACAAGCTGGGCCGCACGGCGCGCATTCAGGTGGGCCGCACGCTATATGTGTCCGACCCGTCCTTGAAGACGGCCAAGGCCGCCCCGGCAGCCGCTCCCGAACCGGCGCCGGAACCGGAGCCTGCGCGTGGGGAAGAGGTGGCAGCGGCCAAGGACGAGCCGGAGGTCGCGTTCCATACGGTGGTTGCGGGTGAGTGTCCGGCGGTCATTGCCCAGAAGTACGGGATGAACCTCGACGCCTTTCTCGCGCTGAACCGGCTGACGAAGACGTCGACAATCCGGGCGGGCGACAAACTGCGCGTGCGCGGCGGCGGTGGGGGCGCTGCGGCGGCGAAGGCGGCGCCCGCGCCTGAACAGCCGGAAGAGGCGAAAGTGGTGCACAAAGTGGCCGCAGGCGAGACTGCCGGCGCTATTGCCCAGAAATATGGGGTGAGCACGCGCGACCTGCTCGCCTGGAATAAGCTGACGGCGAGCTCCGTGCTCCATGTGGGCGACGAGCTCGTGATACACAGGAAAGGCGCGCCTGCCGCCGCGGAAGCGTCCTCCGAGCGGATTGTCACGGCGTCAAATGCCTCGGAAGGCGGAACTGGGAGGATTGTGCACGTGGTGGCGCGCGGCCATAATCCCACGACAATCGCACGCCGCTACGGCGTCAGCGTCAGCGACCTGTTCCGATGGAATGAATGGCCCAGGAATCACGTGCTGCGCGTCGGCGATCAAGTCGTTGTCTTCAAGAATTGA
- the mtnA gene encoding S-methyl-5-thioribose-1-phosphate isomerase, whose product MNAAPGAINIVSPLEWEAGRLTILDQTLLPQETRRIELATLHQVHEAIRSLRVRGAPAIGCCAAFGVLVGVLEKRPDTVRDALRAAEEAAAYLAAARPTAVNLFWAVERMRAAAVANAGAESVSAFLSRLEGEAVGILEENRRICLAIGEHGAALVHAGDGVLTHCNAGPLATAGYGTALAVVFRAWELGRRVRVFAGETRPLLQGARLTAWELAQAGIDVTLICDNMAAQVMREGRVQLVVVGADRIAANGDTANKIGTYGLALLAQNHGIPFYVAAPSTTFDFALRDGAGIPIEERSAEEVTEGFGRRTAPEGIRVYNPAFDVTPAELIAGFITEKGVLRPPYLKGLEVLGPGGNRT is encoded by the coding sequence ATGAATGCGGCCCCGGGCGCCATAAACATAGTTTCGCCCCTCGAATGGGAGGCGGGCCGGCTGACCATTCTGGACCAGACCCTCTTGCCGCAGGAAACGCGCCGTATCGAACTTGCCACACTGCATCAGGTCCACGAAGCCATTCGCAGTCTGCGTGTGCGCGGCGCACCGGCGATCGGCTGTTGCGCGGCCTTCGGCGTGCTTGTCGGCGTTCTCGAAAAACGCCCGGACACCGTTAGGGATGCGCTTCGTGCGGCGGAGGAAGCCGCCGCGTATCTGGCTGCTGCACGCCCGACGGCGGTGAACCTGTTCTGGGCGGTGGAGCGCATGCGCGCGGCTGCCGTGGCTAACGCGGGCGCGGAGAGCGTGTCCGCCTTTCTGTCGCGCCTCGAAGGGGAGGCGGTGGGGATTCTCGAAGAGAACCGGCGTATCTGCCTCGCCATCGGCGAACACGGCGCGGCCCTGGTCCATGCCGGGGACGGTGTGTTGACTCACTGTAATGCGGGGCCCCTTGCCACCGCGGGCTACGGCACGGCGCTGGCGGTGGTTTTCCGGGCATGGGAACTGGGCCGGCGCGTTCGGGTCTTTGCCGGCGAGACACGCCCCTTGCTGCAAGGCGCGCGTCTTACCGCGTGGGAATTGGCGCAAGCGGGAATAGACGTGACGCTCATTTGCGACAACATGGCCGCGCAAGTGATGCGCGAAGGCCGCGTGCAGCTGGTCGTGGTCGGCGCGGACCGCATCGCCGCGAACGGCGACACCGCAAACAAGATCGGCACTTACGGACTCGCCTTATTGGCACAGAACCACGGAATCCCCTTCTACGTGGCCGCACCCTCTACCACCTTTGATTTTGCGTTGCGGGATGGCGCGGGCATTCCGATAGAAGAGCGCAGCGCGGAAGAAGTCACGGAAGGATTTGGCCGCAGAACCGCGCCGGAAGGGATTCGCGTCTATAACCCGGCGTTCGATGTGACCCCCGCGGAACTGATTGCGGGATTCATCACGGAAAAGGGCGTATTGCGGCCGCCGTACCTGAAAGGCTTGGAGGTTCTCGGGCCGGGGGGAAATAGGACGTGA
- a CDS encoding (d)CMP kinase, producing the protein MTWIVAIDGPAGAGKSTTARRAAEALGFAFLDTGAMYRAATWWALHNGVDLDDAAALAASTEAMQLEIAEAGGRQRVTVGGRDVTEAIRTPEVTRLIYRVDQNPAVRRRLVALQRELGARGPTVAEGRDIGTVVFPDAACKVYLDASLDERTRRRARELEARGIAVDFDALRAEIHDRDEKNKNRQQSPLRQADDAVLVDTTAMSPDEVVHAIVRLARERL; encoded by the coding sequence ATCACCTGGATCGTGGCTATTGACGGCCCCGCGGGCGCGGGGAAGAGCACGACGGCGCGGCGCGCCGCCGAGGCGCTCGGTTTCGCGTTTCTCGATACGGGCGCCATGTATCGCGCGGCGACGTGGTGGGCGTTGCACAACGGCGTCGACCTCGATGACGCGGCGGCGCTCGCCGCTTCCACCGAAGCCATGCAATTGGAGATAGCAGAGGCCGGGGGCAGGCAGCGGGTGACGGTCGGCGGCAGGGACGTGACGGAAGCGATCCGCACGCCCGAAGTGACGCGGCTCATTTACAGGGTCGATCAGAATCCCGCGGTGCGGCGGCGCCTGGTCGCCCTCCAGCGGGAGCTAGGCGCGCGCGGCCCAACAGTGGCCGAAGGCCGGGATATCGGGACGGTCGTGTTTCCGGACGCCGCCTGCAAGGTCTATCTGGACGCTTCCTTGGACGAGCGGACACGCCGCCGCGCCCGCGAACTGGAAGCCAGGGGCATCGCCGTCGATTTCGACGCGCTGCGCGCGGAAATCCACGACCGAGACGAGAAGAACAAGAACCGGCAGCAGTCGCCCTTGCGCCAGGCGGACGACGCCGTGCTGGTCGATACGACGGCTATGAGCCCCGACGAAGTCGTACACGCCATTGTGCGTCTTGCACGGGAGCGCCTGTGA
- the recJ gene encoding single-stranded-DNA-specific exonuclease RecJ has product MNGAPKRQWRIGEQDRAVTMALAREVGVAPVVAKLLMARGVHDGDAAREFLNPTQKQLSDPFLLTDMLAAADRIAEARERGEHVRVFGDYDVDGIAATAILFTGLRRFGIPQVSYGMPQRLVEGYGINAEHVDAASRDGVSLIITVDNGVRAYAAAARARDLGIDLIITDHHSIDGPLPEAVAVVNPKRETPEHPAWRLCGAGIAFKLSEALNGTRNDLDLAALGTVADIVPLLGENRVIVTLGLKHMARYARTGLAQLASVAGLKVRELRSRELGFQIAPRLNAAGRLSDGLTALRLLLEEDTTAAHVMALELHRANDDRRAIEKAIYDDAVAELDGVFRPEQRTIVLARRGWHPGVIGIVATRVQTCFYRPVLLVAIDENGMGKGSGRSIPGFDLVGALGACEGTFEQYGGHQAAAGLTIREENIPAFREAFEAEALRRLGPDEILPVLEIDGPVSLSELDGGFMNTLAHLEPFGNSNPAPLFCALDVELVPRSPRLLNGGHLRLSVRQGGRVFEAVGFGFAEWMPPEAVPRRLDIAFVPELNTYRNETYVQLVLRDLRPAQGG; this is encoded by the coding sequence GTGAACGGGGCGCCGAAACGGCAATGGCGGATTGGCGAGCAGGACCGCGCCGTCACGATGGCGCTGGCGCGCGAAGTTGGCGTCGCGCCGGTAGTGGCGAAGCTGTTGATGGCGCGCGGCGTGCATGACGGTGACGCGGCCCGTGAGTTCCTCAATCCCACGCAAAAGCAACTCAGCGACCCGTTCCTGCTTACAGACATGCTCGCCGCCGCGGACCGCATCGCCGAGGCGAGGGAGCGGGGCGAGCATGTGCGCGTGTTTGGCGATTACGATGTCGACGGGATTGCCGCGACGGCCATCCTTTTCACGGGGCTGCGCCGGTTCGGTATCCCGCAGGTTAGTTACGGGATGCCGCAGCGGCTGGTCGAGGGGTATGGCATTAACGCCGAGCATGTGGATGCCGCGAGCCGCGACGGCGTTTCGCTGATCATCACCGTGGACAACGGCGTGCGGGCATATGCCGCGGCCGCCCGCGCGCGGGACCTTGGGATCGACCTCATCATCACGGACCACCATTCCATCGATGGCCCCTTGCCGGAAGCCGTGGCGGTCGTCAATCCGAAGCGCGAAACGCCGGAGCATCCGGCGTGGCGCCTTTGCGGGGCGGGTATCGCGTTCAAGCTTTCAGAGGCGCTCAACGGCACGCGCAACGACCTTGACCTGGCCGCGCTCGGCACGGTCGCCGACATTGTGCCCCTCCTTGGCGAGAACCGCGTCATTGTGACGCTGGGTCTCAAGCACATGGCGAGATACGCCCGCACGGGCCTGGCGCAGCTTGCGTCCGTGGCCGGCCTCAAGGTGCGCGAGCTACGCTCCCGCGAACTCGGTTTTCAAATCGCTCCCCGGCTCAATGCGGCGGGCCGCCTGAGCGACGGATTGACCGCGCTGCGCCTCTTGCTCGAAGAAGACACCACCGCCGCGCACGTAATGGCGCTCGAACTGCACCGGGCCAACGACGACCGCCGCGCCATCGAAAAAGCCATCTACGACGACGCCGTTGCGGAACTGGACGGCGTATTCCGCCCGGAACAGCGCACGATCGTGCTGGCGCGGCGCGGCTGGCACCCGGGCGTCATCGGCATTGTCGCCACGCGCGTGCAGACATGCTTTTACCGCCCCGTCTTGCTGGTCGCGATCGACGAGAACGGCATGGGCAAAGGCTCGGGCCGGAGCATCCCGGGTTTTGACCTTGTGGGCGCGCTTGGCGCGTGCGAGGGGACTTTCGAGCAATACGGCGGGCATCAGGCCGCCGCGGGGCTGACCATTCGCGAAGAGAACATCCCCGCATTCCGCGAGGCGTTCGAGGCGGAGGCGCTGCGCCGGCTTGGGCCGGACGAAATTCTGCCCGTGCTCGAAATCGACGGGCCCGTATCGCTGAGCGAACTCGACGGCGGTTTCATGAACACGCTCGCGCACCTCGAACCGTTCGGCAACAGCAATCCCGCGCCGCTCTTCTGCGCGCTGGATGTCGAACTCGTGCCGCGCTCGCCCCGCCTGTTGAACGGCGGCCATCTCAGGCTTTCCGTCCGCCAGGGCGGCCGCGTTTTTGAGGCCGTGGGTTTCGGGTTCGCCGAATGGATGCCGCCCGAGGCCGTGCCGCGCCGCCTCGACATCGCCTTCGTGCCGGAACTCAACACATACCGGAACGAGACCTACGTCCAGCTCGTGCTGCGCGACCTGCGTCCGGCTCAGGGCGGCTGA
- a CDS encoding ATP-dependent RecD-like DNA helicase, producing the protein MGNSGTSPEQTDLEPLVTIEGVVERVVYENAENGFFVARLKQEGRPDLLTFVGTFLAVSPGETVRLTGRWVDEKRFGRQLRVESFQTVLPATVQGIEKYLGSGLVEGVGPVYAKRLVETFGVETLRVIDEEPARLQRVPGIGPKRAAQIREAWARQKSVQSIMIFLQGHGIGTALAAKIYKRYGDGAVAVLRENPYRLAQDISGVAFRTADKIARELGIAPEAPQRIQAGLLHVLDEAANDGHVCLKRENLLKDGAELLQVPETAIESPFQALVLENRMVAEDDWTFAVRWHAAESGCAERLKRLAAARDDLPPIKNVDNALRYAERAQSIELSPEQRDAVRIGLSAKVMVITGGPGTGKTTVIKSILAINEKKSVVCLLAAPTGRAAKRMEEATGRPARTIHRLLEYSPQNGGFTRNEYNPLHVELLVIDEASMIDIALMHHLLKALPSYARLILVGDIDQLPSVGPGSVLLDIIASNCFPTVRLHTVFRQAAESGIIANAHRINTGQQPLFNTKDFFLIQRSDPAQALETVVEVVQRRLPRSFGFDPARDIQVLAPMHRGDAGVTRLNEALQQALNPNGAPVPRRNFRAGDKVMQLRNNYELEVFNGDVGVITDVREDERALGVSFDNHEVLYDFDDLDDLGLAYAATVHKSQGSEYPAVVLALLPQHYMMLQRNVLYTAITRARRVVVIVGTPKAIATAVRNNMITRRNTRLTERLRNTL; encoded by the coding sequence ATGGGAAACAGCGGCACAAGCCCCGAACAAACAGACCTCGAACCTCTCGTGACCATCGAGGGCGTGGTCGAGCGCGTCGTCTACGAAAACGCCGAAAACGGCTTCTTTGTGGCCCGCCTCAAGCAGGAAGGCCGCCCGGACCTCCTGACCTTCGTGGGCACGTTCCTGGCCGTGTCGCCGGGCGAAACCGTCCGGCTCACGGGGCGCTGGGTGGACGAGAAGCGGTTTGGCCGGCAACTGCGCGTCGAGTCATTTCAGACCGTCCTGCCCGCGACGGTGCAGGGCATTGAGAAGTACCTCGGCTCCGGACTGGTCGAGGGCGTCGGCCCGGTCTACGCGAAGCGGCTGGTGGAGACGTTCGGCGTCGAGACCCTGCGCGTCATCGACGAGGAACCGGCGCGGCTCCAGCGCGTGCCCGGCATCGGCCCGAAGCGGGCGGCGCAGATCCGCGAGGCGTGGGCGCGCCAGAAGTCGGTCCAATCGATTATGATCTTTCTGCAGGGGCATGGCATCGGCACGGCGCTTGCCGCCAAGATATACAAGCGCTACGGCGACGGGGCCGTGGCCGTGTTGCGCGAGAATCCGTACCGGCTGGCGCAGGACATCTCCGGCGTGGCGTTCCGCACGGCGGACAAGATCGCGCGCGAACTCGGCATCGCGCCCGAAGCGCCGCAACGCATCCAGGCGGGCCTCCTGCACGTGCTGGACGAGGCCGCAAACGACGGCCATGTCTGCCTGAAACGGGAAAATCTGCTGAAAGACGGCGCGGAACTGCTGCAAGTGCCTGAAACGGCGATTGAAAGCCCGTTTCAGGCGCTGGTCCTGGAAAACCGCATGGTTGCCGAGGACGATTGGACCTTTGCCGTGCGCTGGCACGCCGCGGAGTCCGGTTGCGCCGAACGGTTGAAGCGTCTGGCCGCCGCCAGGGACGACCTGCCCCCCATCAAGAACGTCGACAACGCGCTGCGCTATGCCGAGCGCGCGCAATCCATCGAACTGTCGCCGGAGCAGCGCGATGCCGTGCGCATCGGGCTCAGCGCGAAGGTCATGGTTATCACGGGCGGTCCCGGCACGGGCAAGACGACGGTGATCAAGAGCATCCTGGCTATTAACGAGAAGAAGAGCGTCGTATGCCTTCTTGCCGCGCCGACAGGCCGCGCCGCGAAACGCATGGAAGAGGCTACGGGCCGGCCCGCGCGCACGATTCACCGCCTTCTCGAATACAGCCCGCAGAACGGCGGCTTCACGCGCAACGAGTATAACCCGTTGCACGTCGAGCTGCTCGTCATCGACGAGGCGTCGATGATCGACATCGCCCTCATGCACCACCTGCTGAAAGCGCTGCCGTCTTACGCCCGGCTGATCCTGGTCGGCGATATCGATCAACTGCCGTCCGTCGGCCCCGGCAGCGTGCTCCTGGACATCATCGCGAGCAACTGCTTCCCCACCGTGCGGCTGCATACGGTGTTCCGGCAGGCGGCGGAGAGCGGGATCATCGCGAATGCGCACCGGATCAACACCGGTCAACAGCCGCTGTTCAACACAAAGGACTTCTTCCTGATCCAGCGCTCTGACCCGGCGCAAGCGCTCGAAACGGTCGTCGAGGTGGTGCAGCGCCGCCTGCCCCGTTCTTTCGGTTTCGACCCGGCCCGCGACATCCAGGTGCTGGCGCCCATGCACCGCGGCGACGCAGGCGTTACCCGGCTCAACGAGGCGCTGCAACAGGCGCTCAACCCCAACGGCGCGCCCGTGCCGCGCCGCAATTTCCGCGCAGGCGACAAGGTCATGCAATTGCGCAACAATTACGAACTCGAGGTCTTCAACGGCGACGTCGGCGTCATCACGGACGTGCGCGAGGACGAGCGCGCGCTCGGGGTTTCTTTCGACAATCACGAAGTGCTCTACGACTTCGACGACCTCGATGATCTCGGCCTCGCCTACGCGGCGACGGTCCACAAATCGCAGGGGAGCGAGTATCCGGCGGTCGTGCTCGCCCTGCTGCCGCAGCACTACATGATGCTCCAGCGCAACGTGCTGTACACGGCCATCACGCGCGCGCGCCGCGTCGTCGTCATCGTCGGAACCCCCAAGGCGATCGCCACCGCCGTGCGCAACAACATGATCACCCGCCGCAACACCCGCCTCACCGAACGCCTGCGGAATACGCTGTGA
- a CDS encoding substrate-binding domain-containing protein: MRDVAAICCLGLIIAVASGCEAGGGGKVIGAAMLTATHVFYQDLVEEMEAAAKEQGFTLRVQYAEFNSQRQVEQIEMFIAQGVNALIIAPTDSSGMGPAIAAARARGIPVFTADIAAKDADVVSHIASDNHQGGAILAEYLAGLLGGKGTVAVIDNPEATSVQDRVRGFEETLAKHPDIRIVQKAPGEGQRDKAHSAAEKLLSAYPDLSAIFGVNDDSALGALAAVEAAGLQDKVIVVGFDGTPEARAAIQAGKALKADTVQYPREIGRKTIETVAAFLRGERVPKQVDVQVGIIDKAKLDAEQGP, translated from the coding sequence ATGCGCGATGTAGCGGCCATATGCTGTCTGGGCTTGATCATAGCCGTTGCCTCCGGCTGCGAGGCGGGCGGCGGGGGCAAGGTCATCGGCGCCGCGATGCTCACGGCGACGCACGTGTTCTACCAGGACCTGGTAGAAGAGATGGAGGCGGCGGCGAAGGAACAGGGCTTCACGCTGCGCGTCCAGTACGCGGAATTCAACAGTCAGCGGCAAGTTGAGCAGATCGAGATGTTTATCGCTCAGGGCGTTAACGCCCTGATCATCGCGCCGACGGACTCGAGCGGCATGGGCCCGGCCATCGCGGCCGCGCGCGCGCGCGGGATACCCGTGTTTACGGCCGACATTGCCGCGAAAGATGCGGACGTGGTCAGCCATATCGCCTCGGACAACCACCAGGGCGGCGCAATCCTCGCGGAATACCTGGCGGGATTGCTCGGCGGCAAGGGTACGGTCGCGGTCATCGACAATCCCGAGGCGACATCCGTCCAGGACCGTGTGCGCGGCTTCGAGGAGACCCTGGCCAAACACCCGGATATCCGCATCGTGCAAAAGGCGCCGGGCGAGGGGCAGCGCGACAAGGCGCACAGCGCCGCCGAGAAGCTCTTGTCGGCCTATCCCGACCTGAGCGCGATCTTTGGCGTCAACGACGATTCGGCCCTGGGCGCGCTGGCGGCGGTTGAGGCGGCGGGGCTGCAGGACAAGGTCATCGTGGTGGGGTTCGACGGCACGCCCGAGGCCCGTGCGGCCATCCAGGCGGGCAAGGCGCTGAAAGCGGATACGGTGCAGTATCCGCGCGAGATTGGCCGGAAGACCATCGAGACGGTCGCGGCGTTCCTGCGCGGCGAGCGTGTGCCGAAGCAGGTCGACGTGCAGGTGGGCATCATCGACAAGGCGAAGTTGGACGCGGAGCAGGGGCCATGA